Below is a genomic region from Populus trichocarpa isolate Nisqually-1 chromosome 15, P.trichocarpa_v4.1, whole genome shotgun sequence.
ACCATATTGGTGGTCAGTGCTTTTGATTCTTACCATGTGATATTTACATTTGTAGAATTTAAACTTTTATCAACTTATCCTTTCTTTCCAGCAGTAATTGTGTGATGACTTCTTCTTTCTCTGACAGGCTTCAGAGCTTCAGACAACTACGATGGAAACAATGGAAGCTGTTGACTTAGAAAAGCAGAAACATAATAATACTAGAATGGAAGTTCTTTCCCGATTGGCTAAACTTGAGGTACATTAGCCTGTTTCATATGCACTTTAGATGTAGTTAGACTGGTATTTGTTTCTATatcctttgaattttttaatagaaagcatgagtattttttgttaatttagttGTCTCTAAAGAGCAATGTGATTGCAGACCACAAATGCTGATCTTGCAAGATCCCTTGCTACTGCACAGAAGAATCTTGAACTAGAGGTATGATGGACTTCTAATTCAAGTGGTTGGGTTATGATTGATCTGCCTTCCTTTTCATTCAGAATTTGGTTTGAGATATTCTTTGTCTGTTTTGAATAAATTGCATTCTTTCCAAATGGGAATAACAGTAGAAGAAAGTTTATTAACTTCTATTTTTGATactttgctttataattctacCTTGCTTAATTATAGCCTTTTTCCCTCTTGAGTTCTGATACATGCCTTTTATTCTAGTTTGGTATGCTATTTTGTTAAAGGACCATGTGCAATGCTAGCCTTAGCtgattatattttgaaattttcttgatGTATATAGTACAACATGTATGCACAtaataattctatttatttttatttgtatttttgtgACTAGATTAATCAGGTGGCAGAACTCCGACAacaatttgaattaaaagaagTGGCTCTTGAAGGTGTGCACGCTTGGATTATGATCTGATTATTTTAATGAACCTGCTATGTATCTTGTATATGGTCCTTTTATGTTTCAATCAGTTCTTGAAAAAAGTGGGGTTAAGCATTTGAAATAGAGATAATGTTAAAGCATGCATCAGCAGTCTTTACAGTCAATTCATTATGGGATaattgaaggaaagaaaaaaaaacgtttgTAAATGTTGTTGTCAGGATGTAGATCTCAATAAACCAACATTCTGAAGGTTTATGAAGTGGAAATGTGCTAGGCACATGTTAGTGTTGGAAGTTAAGTCAGTTGCTGGACTTGGGTGATAAATTCCTTGAACTTCTTACAGGAATGGAATGTTAGGTTTGAGGTGTTAGGAACGTGCAACCAAAATAGTATTAACTCTGAAGTTTGAAGTTAATCAGTAACTGGACTTGCAGAAATTAGATTAAAGTTTGTTATTGGTTCTGATAAATAATGAATTGATTGTAACAGACATGAAAGAAAGGATGCAGCGTGCACAAGAGCGCCAGAGAAAgtcaaatttaaaacattaacaaattgTAGAACAGAGTCTTCTTACTTTCTTTGGAGAGAAACCTAAGAATATAGTTTCTTACAGATTATGTATTTAGCTCATGAACCTTTCCCTCAATCCCTCTAATGGATCATTCTGTATTCGTGTTTGAGTTTGAAGGCAAGAGTGATTAATGACCGGGAAAAGTACTTTGTCTCTTCTTAATCTTGTTCATTAATGTTAGCATCACTCTCAATATTAACGTGACACCTATTATTAAACTGTTCACGCCCCACTATCACAGAACTCTGACAGGCTCCAaattttcattctttctttctttctttcttttttcaattttcaaccgTTGCCCCTTTAGCTGTACATTTTGACTCCTCTAGTTTAGAAATTTCTGGTGAACAAATTGTCAATTCACAAAATGGAAACTTATTAAGAACTTTTTCTTCTGGCTTCATCAGCATAAATCATGTGTTAATTAgataacaaaaatacaaaacattaaaaagctTGAGCTTTTCAGTTGTAGATGAGATAGTGGCACTGTATTTTATACTTCAAATTGATCTCAACCAGCACAAATATGATAccataaattgattatttgtaTTTAACCAATTTGTGATCTTCATGGATATCAAGGATAATTTGATCATTAAGATGAAGTATATCTTACATAAAATCACTTTCGAATGCACATATGAATTGTTGAGTCTCCTTTTCTCCTTGTAGATCTCAGGAGGAGGATCTCCAAGACTCACCAGACTGAAACATATCTAAACCAGGTGAGTCACATTCTTCCTGTGATCATATTGGTGCACAAATAAAGGTTATGGAGGATCCTACAGTCCTTGTACAGAGTTATATGCTTTATCTGGTTCTTATTAAACTCTTTTCACCAACCCAGCCAGTTTGTAATcaattttgtgttaattttggAATTTTGTAGGCTGCAGCTTCAAAAGGAGTTCAATTTGAACGAGAGATTCTTGAGACAGAGTACTTGTTcctaattgataaaattcaaagattGGAAGACAAGGTTAGCCCTCATGTTTCAGCATAATGTAACATTTCCATGTTGTCAACTTGCTCTGTATTTGTGACATCTATAAGTTAATCAACTTCTTGttgtccttttgtttttgttttttttttttttttgaaaaatactccatgttttttaaattcctGAAGCTTATCATAGTTAAGTGCTAACTTTCAGTCTGTATTCCTGATTTGCATTTCGTTTGAAAATAATTTGCCCAGAACTTGTGTGCATgcaattaagaaataaaaaaattattagagatTATCCTTTTGCATCAGTGCAAAGCTTAATTAAACATGGAAGATCCTGAGCTTGATGCTCTTGCATTCACTCTGATATTTGGTAACAAATGTTTAGCAGTAAAACCTCATTGTTAATTATTAAGGTCTCAATTTTGTATCCTAACCTCATTTTTCGATGCTGCAAGACAATTTTGATCTTTATCCATACAATCAGTTCCCAATAGCTAAGCTACAGAAATGATGTTCACAATTTAGTTATATGGCTGTGGacttttttgatatattatatctCAAGCaattttttggatgattttctGTGGTATGCTGGCATGTCCAGCTGATACATTCCCATGCTAGGTTACTTACCTGCATAAGTTTTACGTGTCTATTTCAGGCAAAGAAGCTAGAAACAGATATTGAGATGACAAGAAAGGAGATGGAGGATCCGACAGAAGTAGAAATTGAGCTCAAGAGAAGGCTTGGTCAGTTAACTGACCATTTGATTCAGAAACAAGCCCAGGTTTGTCTTTCAAACTACTTTCAAGTCAATTGTAGTAACTGGGATCTGCAGTTTTTAGTCAATTGTAGTAACTGGGATCTgcagtttttctcttcttttggtCTCCCAATTGAGTCATTTTATCCAAGGATTTCTAATattgatgttttgaaataagaaTTTTAGACTTTGATTCTTTCTCATACAGCTACCgagctttataatttcataTGTGAAACCAAGGGAGTTTTGTTATTCAGGGCATTCTTTCTTAGTCATGAACTCGTCAATTTCTATAAGATCAATGTGAGCTGCCTGATAAAATAAGACTAGAGCTCTTCCAgacatttttatttcatcttgtgATCTAATTAGACAGTCATTCTCTGAAACTACGAgttgaattcaagaaaaaagagtTGATTGTGTGGGATTACTTTGGAAGTATATGGCGGCATCATGTTCTGAATTCTGAAAAATAGAACAACTAGTCTGTTGTTTATATAGATTAGgcagattttttttgtaaatgataTACTGTTTGAAAGGACTGCTGGTTGCCAATTCATTCATCTTCAACAAGTTCTTGGTTGAAACTACCACAAGTAGCATTGACCTATAGCAATGTATTGGTTATTCTATTCAAAAGTCTATGAGTTAATAACTTCACTTCTCTCTGCCATGATCTATTGAGTTGTTTTGAGTCAACAAGTGAAAGATAGCCTCGTCCTTTTGAGCTGTCAAGTGTCAATTTCAACCATGTATTCTCAGTTCTGCGCGAAGAAAATTTTTTGACATTGATTATTCATCCAGGTTGAAGCGCTCTCCTCGGAGAAGGCAACCATAGCTTTCAGAATTGAGGTATGTTTACAACTTGGAATGATTGACAGTACCACCAgcaacagataaaaaaaaaatctaatgtttgtGATTCGCTATTTATGCTGGCATGCACTTTCAGGCTGTTTCAAGGTTGCTAGAGGAAAATAAGTCGGTGGTGAATTCAAGTAATTTGGAATCAGGAAAATGGGCAATTTCTGACTCAAAGTTGAGGCCTATGTTTGAGGACAAAATCCGTGCTGGAAGGAAACACTTGGGATCATTGGTTCAGCAGTTAGACGCTATTTTCCTTGCAGGTGTAGTGTTTCTAAGGAGAAATCCAACAGCAAAATTGTGGTGTCTGGTCTATCTTTTATGCCTTCACGTTTGGGTCATTTACATTCTTATGGCACCCTCCCAATCATCAAATGAGGGCAGATCTGGTGCTGTTTTTTCGCTGGAAAATCTCAACAAAACTGCAGGTGTGTAATTGCTTgtggtgtgtgtatatatattatatattttcctcAGCTTTTTTGAGAGGTCTTGTATTACCCAGTGTTAAAGCACTCCATTGCTAGGGTTGTAATGATTCATGTATAAACAAGAAAAGTAATAAATATATCAACGCAAAattcctttttatatatatatatatatatataattatttctctgtctctccctctctctctctctaggaAAGAAACATGAAAACCCTCCAAAGTACTCTTGAAAAGGATAGCAAGTGTAGTAGAAAATCCTCAGAAGTAACTCTTGAGAAGGTTGATTTGCAGAGTCCATGATTGCATGGAGCAAGTGAAAATGCTAATAAAAGAAATCTCATTGCAGCTAAAAACTAATATTTCCTTTGGAAATGGTTGTGGAAGGCTCCCCTACTTATACACCAATGTAtagttttctaatttaaaataaaacgagACATGAATTATTGTATAGGTCTTGATGTGCCAAGAAATATAAtactaattatataattataatatgattTGATGGAATCCTTGTGGGCATTGACTTGCATCGAAAACTTTATAGGTTTAAAATCGTCACTaatccatataattttttttatatatatactaatgctgtaatcttattttattttgattttttttagataaaaatgagaaatttaaaGATCTCTTCAAGGGCAACACTTTTATCCATAGTTTTGGAATCCAACCCGGCAGGTCAACCCGGGACCTGACCTGTCCGGGGCTGAAACTAGgctgggttgaagaaaaaataaaaaaagaaaaaactcgatATAACCCGGTTAACCCGATTAAAAACCCGATTGCAACTCGTTGACTTTTacttttttactaaaacgacgtcgttttgattttaaaaaaaattgatccggACGACCCGATTAAAACTCGGAACCCAAGACTTGAACCAGACCGTATATGAAAACTATACTTTTATGGAGTAATGATATCCTTCTGTCACTACCTAAAATTGTCATGCACTGCTTCttaaccttttccttttcctttttttttttttgtataatttcaattaaacaaCTGTTTGGCATTGCAGTTAAATGactatttcatcatttaaaataaaatttctttaaatatttttgatggttttaaatcattttaacagattaatatcaaaaattaattttaaaaaataaaaatattattttaatatattttcaaataaaaaatacattaaaacacaacatttacCGCAAATTCACTAAACAGAAACAAGAGGGCATTAGCAAACTTAAATATAAGAAATCAGCATTGATTGTGGGAAGGAAACTCAGTGGACAGAACAGTAGAGGTGGAGACATGTTTCGGGcaggagaaagaaaatcaacCGACAGCTAGTAATTGAAATAACATGGCGTATATGTAGCTTAACAGCTAAAACTATTCCTAGCTAGTACATAAAAGTTACCAAAACAGGGCAAATTCCCTGTTGAACTTCTAGCCAATCTTCGATCCATCGCTGCCTCCACCTTGTCTTGTTCTATTCCTTGCATATACGGAGATTGCTTTAGAAACATTGCAAATTTGAACGGAATAATGTCTACTTGCAAAATAAGTTCTAAGGTGCAATGGCATCAAAAACTTGAAACATCACAATATTATCAACCTAACAATGTCTACTTTCACTCAACAAGCACTACACATCTAACAAcgtgattttttctctttcaggCGAAAACACAAGTACTTTACAAGAGTTGAATAAACTTATTTTGATAGCAAGCAGTGGATTTTCGAAGCAGAAGCAGAGAAGCATATAGCTTACGATGGAGTGAGGGTAGATCACAATCagatcaacaaactaaatattcTCGGTCCATCTCCAATATATATGCAGTGCGAGTCTAGTCATTGTTTTACCAGATCAAATCCACATGCAGAAATCTTAGTTCAGTTCTTCATTTGCTTCTCAACATCAACTatatttgcttaaaaaaaaatcaacatgaaaCGGAGAAATGGTTCCACAAGGTAAGTAAAAGAAAGGAGgcaaaagaaaaatggaagacAAGTCTTCAACCAACAGAATGAAAAGAAGTAACAGTCAGACAAAGACAACAATAATAGGCAACAGAGACAATGGTTGAAATGGAAGTACAAAGGAGCAAATTTTATCTCCCTGCAGTTTCACAGGTTCAATTCTACATGCATTCCAATCATAACATGTTGGAATTACTTCTTGGAAAATGCACATTACAATTCATGAACAACCCATGAATAGAAAGGTGGATTTGTCGATTACATGCCAgaacagaaataaaaacaaaagaaaaattatattggtGTCTCACCATGCTGACCCCTCTTCTGGAAAATTACGACTGTAGAGAGGAAATTCAAAGAGGAAAACAGATTTGAACCATGAAGGTAAGCTCCTGTACACTGCTTGGGGCAGTGGAATTAGAGGGCTGAAACAGGAGTTCAGTCAGCTAGTTTATCCTCCAGAttagttgaaaacaaaaactggCACTAAGAGAAAACAAACTTAACCTGGTTGTCCTTTTATACGTCCTGTATGCAGCCACGTTGCCAAATTTCTTGTCAGCAGATTGCTGTTCACACAGTTGTGGATAGTAAGCATTTTGAGATGTCAAAATGAAGTTTCAGCAATAACATTTGAGGCAGGAAGAGCAAACCTCAAGCAATGGTATGCCACTGACAAAAAGAAGCAACAATGTGAGAAAGATTGGCCCAAGGATCACCAGCCACTCAGCACCTTCCAGTACAGGTGCAGAAGCCACAAAAATACCCCACCAAAGGAGAATCTGCGCATGACATTCAATAAGGTTTAGCTTGTCATGACGAAATAAGATTGAAGCAGATCAAGTAAATCTTTGGAGTATGTGAAACTTATGAGACATCCGTTCCAGGAAAAACTCAGCTGAAACAAACTTCAGGTTACTTACTTCTcacaaaattacaaagttaataATTCATGAGGTACAAATTTTTGCGTGCCATGAGCACAATAATAATGAAGGCTCGTATTTGTGATATGTTTCTTGTTTATCCAAATCAAACAACCAGCACATTTAATAAAGCCAATAGAGGTATTGACTGAAACCTATGAGGTTTAAGTTGAATATTTAATCACATTCAGGTACTTGCCAAGGTAGTGAAGTTGAATATGAAGGGCATGCACTGAAACAGTGAAGTTTGCACTTACAACCTGTAACCATTAGAACAAAGAGCATATTTTTCTAAAGTTGTCACAGGAGCAGCACCGCTTGATTtcaacaaacattaaaaaagcatCACGCTGCTCTGCTTTCTAAATTACCCAACATTGGTGAGAAAAATGCAGGACAAACCTCGCCAAAATAGTTTGGGTGACGAGATATATTCCATAATCCAACATTGCACCATTTCCCTCTGTTTTCTGGAGCATTCTTGAATGTCAGTTTTTGTTGATCAGCTGTAGCTTCAACTGAAACACCAACAGAC
It encodes:
- the LOC7474819 gene encoding uncharacterized protein LOC7474819 isoform X1, with the translated sequence MGTVLDSHFLALTAIVTVGYQLLFFVITALLKFDKVTDFAGSTNFIILAVLTLVLKGTWHFRQVVLSFLVVSWGLRLGLFLLLRILQWGEDRRFDEMRSNLGKLAVFWIFQAVWVWTVSLPVTVVNGIDRDPSVQAADIIGWIMWSVGVSVEATADQQKLTFKNAPENRGKWCNVGLWNISRHPNYFGEILLWWGIFVASAPVLEGAEWLVILGPIFLTLLLLFVSGIPLLEQSADKKFGNVAAYRTYKRTTSPLIPLPQAVYRSLPSWFKSVFLFEFPLYSRNFPEEGSAWNRTRQGGGSDGSKIG
- the LOC7474819 gene encoding uncharacterized protein LOC7474819 isoform X2; its protein translation is MGTVLDSHFLALTAIVTVGYQLLFFVITALLKFDKVTDFAGSTNFIILAVLTLVLKGTWHFRQVVLSFLVVSWGLRLGLFLLLRILQWGEDRRFDEMRSNLGKLAVFWIFQAVWVWTVSLPVTVVNGIDRDPSVQAADIIGWIMWSVGVSVEATADQQKLTFKNAPENRGKWCNVGLWNISRHPNYFGEILLWWGIFVASAPVLEGAEWLVILGPIFLTLLLLFVSGIPLLEQSADKKFGNVAAYRTYKRTTSPLIPLPQAVYRSLPSWFKSVFLFEFPLYSRNFPEEGSA